A portion of the Ricinus communis isolate WT05 ecotype wild-type chromosome 10, ASM1957865v1, whole genome shotgun sequence genome contains these proteins:
- the LOC8267144 gene encoding uncharacterized protein LOC8267144 — protein MYIYILHKPNVVHRQTRAMASAVAKEPSKVAVDVEDDEEELFEIDIEAVNSIPPPHYWESYFTAAGSSALLANCLLPIADVSSAVPTPSTVCNALSLAEQLMFFRSQTPHQSFQELLLGSNITT, from the coding sequence atgtatatatatatcttgCATAAACCCAATGTTGTTCACCGACAAACTAGAGCAATGGCTTCTGCAGTTGCTAAGGAACCCTCAAAAGTTGCAGTAGATGTTGAAGACGATGAAGAAGAGCTCTTCGAAATTGATATCGAGGCAGTCAACAGCATCCCTCCACCTCATTACTGGGAAAGCTACTTCACAGCAGCAGGAAGCAGTGCACTTCTTGCTAATTGTTTGTTGCCAATCGCAGATGTTTCAAGTGCAGTTCCAACTCCATCTACTGTATGCAATGCTTTGTCTTTGGCAGAACAGCTCATGTTTTTCAGGTCGCAGACTCCTCATCAGTCTTTCCAAGAGCTTCTGCTTGGAAGCAATATTACCACAtag
- the LOC8267146 gene encoding protein TERMINAL FLOWER 1 encodes MSRAVESLVVGRVIGDVVDSFTPMLNMSISYGNRRVFNGYELHPSLVALKPKVEVQGGDMRTFFTLVMTDPDVPGPSDPYLREHLHWLVTDIPGTTDATFGREVVTYEIPRPTIGIHRFVFVLFQQKRRQTINPPSSRDNFSTRDFAVGNDLGLPVAAIYFNAQRETAARSRRTNSEGKNDPTFVSPESSEIF; translated from the exons ATGTCAAGAGCTGTGGAATCTCTCGTTGTTGGGAGAGTGATAGGTGATGTTGTTGATTCTTTCACACCAATGCTAAACATGTCTATCAGTTATGGTAACAGGAGAGTTTTCAATGGATATGAGCTCCATCCATCCCTAGTTGCCCTCAAGCCTAAGGTTGAGGTCCAAGGAGGTGACATGAGAACTTTTTTCACATTG GTCATGACAGACCCAGATGTTCCTGGCCCTAGTGATCCTTATTTAAGGGAGCACCTACACTG GCTAGTGACCGACATTCCAGGAACAACAGATGCCACATTTG GAAGGGAAGTTGTGACCTATGAAATTCCAAGGCCAACCATCGGGATTCACAGGTTTGTGTTTGTTCTATTCCAGCAAAAACGTAGACAAACAATCAATCCACCTTCTTCAAGGGATAACTTTAGCACAAGAGATTTCGCTGTTGGAAATGATCTTGGTCTTCCTGTTGCTGCTATTTACTTCAACGCACAGAGAGAAACTGCTGCAAGAAGTAGACG aACAAATTCGGAGGGCAAAAATGATCCAACCTTCGTTTCTCCAGAATCTTCTGAAATCTTCTAA
- the LOC8267141 gene encoding protein LITTLE ZIPPER 3: MERLNSKLYLQNCYIMKENERLRKKAQLLNQENQALLSELKQKLTKTNSKANASNNTIPDLNLSSTSTQNPTNSSPN; encoded by the coding sequence ATGGAAAGACTGAACTCAAAGCTGTACCTGCAGAACTGCTACATAATGAAGGAGAATGAGAGGCTAAGGAAGAAAGCACAGCTTCTCAACCAGGAGAATCAAGCACTGTTATCTGAGCTGAAACAGAAACTCACTAAGACTAATTCAAAAGCCAATGCCTCCAACAACACTATTCCTGACCTCAATCTCAGCTCCACTTCTACTCAAAATCCTACCAATTCCAGCCCTAACTGA
- the LOC8267177 gene encoding CAAX prenyl protease 2 isoform X2 translates to MEQETGLSKQVAVIACAAMTFYYVAILYAPTVILQLPPPSSLKEFMIRRFICAAISSIVSVILCAFILPIPSMEASYLFGVYGIRLDHIWQAVVFPLSLTSLMYAGSFALKLFLLVDSWKEHANGGISFDSINLLFQNFITWMFSTASNVLVWRNYVVAPLTEELVFRACMIPLLLCGGLKISAIIFLCPVLFSLAHLNHWMEIYIRHNYSLLKASMVVGLQLGYTVVFGSYASFLYIRTGHLLAPLVAHIFCNFMGLPVVLARRTGMPGWQVWRL, encoded by the exons ATGGAGCAAGAAACAGGTTTGTCAAAACAGGTGGCGGTTATAGCATGCGCGGCCATGACTTTCTATTATGTCGCGATTCTCTATGCTCCTACTGTTATCTTACAGCTTCCACCTCCTTCCTCTCTCAAAGAATTCATGATCCGACGGTTTATATGCGCCGCCATTTCTTCAATTGTTTCTGTTATTTTATGCGCTTTTATTCTTCCT ATACCAAGTATGGAGGCGTCTTATCTGTTTGGTGTTTATGGCATCCGGTTGGACCATATT TGGCAAGCTGTGGTCTTTCCTCTTTCCTTGACTTCTTTAATGTATGCCGGATCTTTTGCCCTCAAGTTGTTCTTATTGGTGGATTCATGGAAGGAGCATGCCAATGGAGGCATTTCATTTGACTCTATCAATCTTCTCTTCCAAAACTTCATCACTTGGATGTTTTCCACTGCTTCCAATGTTTTGGTTTGGCGTAATTATGTGGTG GCTCCATTAACAGAAGAATTGGTGTTTAGAGCATGTATGATACCTCTGCTTCTATGTGGAGGATTGAAAATCTCTGCTATCATTTTTCTCTGTCCTGTACTATTCAGCTTGG CACATTTGAATCATTGGATGGAGATCTATATCAGGCATAACTACAGCTTGCTTAAGGCCTCCATGGTTGTAG GTCTTCAGCTTGGCTACACTGTGGTTTTTGGTTCttatgcttcttttctttatattcgAACAG GACATCTTCTAGCCCCATTGGTCGCTCATATATTTTGCAATTTTATGGGATTGCCTGTGGTGCTTGCGAGGAGGACAGGTATGCCG gGATGGCAAGTCTGGCGTTTGTAG
- the LOC8267177 gene encoding CAAX prenyl protease 2 isoform X1: protein MEQETGLSKQVAVIACAAMTFYYVAILYAPTVILQLPPPSSLKEFMIRRFICAAISSIVSVILCAFILPIPSMEASYLFGVYGIRLDHIWQAVVFPLSLTSLMYAGSFALKLFLLVDSWKEHANGGISFDSINLLFQNFITWMFSTASNVLVWRNYVVAPLTEELVFRACMIPLLLCGGLKISAIIFLCPVLFSLAHLNHWMEIYIRHNYSLLKASMVVGLQLGYTVVFGSYASFLYIRTGHLLAPLVAHIFCNFMGLPVVLARRTGMASLAFVAGVITFLWLLFPITHPDLYNDRTNNCRCWRGYCSWN, encoded by the exons ATGGAGCAAGAAACAGGTTTGTCAAAACAGGTGGCGGTTATAGCATGCGCGGCCATGACTTTCTATTATGTCGCGATTCTCTATGCTCCTACTGTTATCTTACAGCTTCCACCTCCTTCCTCTCTCAAAGAATTCATGATCCGACGGTTTATATGCGCCGCCATTTCTTCAATTGTTTCTGTTATTTTATGCGCTTTTATTCTTCCT ATACCAAGTATGGAGGCGTCTTATCTGTTTGGTGTTTATGGCATCCGGTTGGACCATATT TGGCAAGCTGTGGTCTTTCCTCTTTCCTTGACTTCTTTAATGTATGCCGGATCTTTTGCCCTCAAGTTGTTCTTATTGGTGGATTCATGGAAGGAGCATGCCAATGGAGGCATTTCATTTGACTCTATCAATCTTCTCTTCCAAAACTTCATCACTTGGATGTTTTCCACTGCTTCCAATGTTTTGGTTTGGCGTAATTATGTGGTG GCTCCATTAACAGAAGAATTGGTGTTTAGAGCATGTATGATACCTCTGCTTCTATGTGGAGGATTGAAAATCTCTGCTATCATTTTTCTCTGTCCTGTACTATTCAGCTTGG CACATTTGAATCATTGGATGGAGATCTATATCAGGCATAACTACAGCTTGCTTAAGGCCTCCATGGTTGTAG GTCTTCAGCTTGGCTACACTGTGGTTTTTGGTTCttatgcttcttttctttatattcgAACAG GACATCTTCTAGCCCCATTGGTCGCTCATATATTTTGCAATTTTATGGGATTGCCTGTGGTGCTTGCGAGGAGGACAG gGATGGCAAGTCTGGCGTTTGTAGCTGGAGTGATAACCTTCCTGTGGCTTCTTTTTCCAATAACACATCCTGATTTGTACAATGATAGAACGAATAATTGCAGATGTTGGCGTGGATATTGTTCCTGGAATTAG
- the LOC8267143 gene encoding protein YIPF5 homolog: MTKEFTVPPVIFPSGGNPTVAGASNMQQRRVPTAPFQPPRPSNSGIPFMSFEIGSATTAAPFGAGPIGGGGSAVSSAGANFDDEEPLLDELGIHPDQIWRKTKSILNPFRVNPNVHKDSDLSGPIFLYLSLCLFQLLAGKIQFGVILGWIVVSSIFLYVVFNMLAGRNGNLDLHTCTSVIGYCLLPVVILSAISLFLPNGGPIRFMIAGLFVIWATRVCTNLMVSVADGGEEHRGLISYACFLIYTLFSLLVIF, translated from the coding sequence ATGACAAAAGAATTCACCGTGCCGCCAGTAATATTTCCTTCAGGCGGAAATCCCACTGTCGCCGGAGCCTCCAACATGCAACAACGCCGTGTTCCCACGGCGCCGTTTCAACCTCCCCGGCCATCAAACTCAGGAATCCCATTCATGTCGTTCGAGATCGGTTCCGCTACAACTGCAGCACCTTTCGGCGCCGGACCAATAGGAGGAGGTGGCTCTGCTGTATCCTCTGCCGGTGCCAATTTTGACGACGAAGAACCACTTCTCGATGAACTCGGCATCCATCCAGATCAAATCTGGAGAAAGACGAAATCGATCTTGAATCCATTCCGGGTCAACCCGAACGTCCACAAAGATTCGGATCTATCCGGTCCGATCTTTTTATACCTATCTCTTTGTTTATTTCAATTACTCGCTGGGAAAATCCAATTTGGCGTGATATTGGGGTGGATTGTTGTATCGTCGATATTTTTGTACGTGGTGTTCAATATGCTAGCTGGGAGAAACGGGAATTTAGATCTGCATACGTGTACAAGTGTAATTGGCTACTGTTTATTACCGGTAGTTATTTTATCAGCGATCTCGTTATTTTTACCCAACGGTGGGCCTATAAGGTTTATGATCGCTGGTCTGTTTGTGATATGGGCTACTAGGGTCTGTACGAATCTAATGGTATCAGTTGCTGATGGAGGCGAAGAACATCGTGGATTGATTTCGTATGCTTGTTTCTTGATTTACACTCTGTTTTCTTTgcttgttatattttaa